In Vitis riparia cultivar Riparia Gloire de Montpellier isolate 1030 chromosome 19, EGFV_Vit.rip_1.0, whole genome shotgun sequence, the following proteins share a genomic window:
- the LOC117909080 gene encoding uncharacterized protein LOC117909080, translating to MTLDIGNDTLLCKVFPTSLQGQTLSWFCRLPPNFVDNFRDLSEAFVGQYLCSVRYKQNISTLQNIKMQENESLREFVKRFGQAVLQVEAYSMDAVIQIFKRSICPGTPFFESLAKKPPTTMNDLFRRTSKYSMLENDVRAATHQILVAGQTSRSNTERSSKLPDWPRWPDPLRTDPAKKDHSKKCVYHKEYGHTMERCRSLHYLVERLLKAGHLKQYFHSDARVRDTPRNRDSGTPRTPIAPKAIINYIHRGPLDEEYNSKRKR from the exons ATGACTCTCGACATAGGAAACGACACGTTGCTATGCAAGGTATTCCCCACCAGCCTACAAGGTCAGACTCTCTCATGGTTTTGCCGATTACCCCCGAACTTTGTCGATAACTTTAGGGACCTATCAGAAGCTTTTGTGGGGCAATACCTATGCTCTGTTCGGTATAAACAGAACATTAGCAccctgcaaaacataaaaatgcaagAGAATGAATCTTTAAGAGAATTTGTGAAACGGTTTGGTCAAGCTGTGTTACAAGTAGAGGCTTACAGCATGGATGCTGTCATTCAGATCTTCAAACGAAGCATATGCCCAGGCACTCCATTCTTTGAATCACTCGCTAAAAAGCCTCCCACGACAATGAATGACTTGTTCCGACGCACGAGCAAATACTCAATGCTAGAAAATGATGTGCGTGCGGCCACCCATCAAATTTTGGTTGCCGGACAGACATCCAGAAGCAATACGGAAAGGAGTTCCAAACTTCCGGATTGGCCAAG GTGGCCCGACCCCCTCAGAACGGACCCAGCCAAGAAAGATCATAGCAAGAAGTGTGTCTACCATAAAGAGTATGGTCACACTATGGAGAGGTGCAGGAGTCTCCATTATTTAGTGGAAAGGCTCTTAAAAGCGGGACATTTGAAGCAATACTTCCACTCAGATGCCAGAGTTAGAGATACCCCCCGAAATCGCGACTCTGGGACCCCCAGGACCCCAATCGCCCCCAAAGCCATCATCAACTACATTCACAGAGGACCACTAGATGAGGAGTACAACTCCAAACGAAAGAGGTAG